In Poseidonibacter antarcticus, a single genomic region encodes these proteins:
- a CDS encoding transposase, whose protein sequence is MSRSYKKLIYTTNPIESLNSTIKRKTKSKDSFPTIDSAFKVLYLSIQEVQNKWKNSKVRNWSEMYPQLCIFFSEIIEKYNILICIKLKPHKIAVP, encoded by the coding sequence ATATCCAGAAGCTATAAAAAGCTAATTTATACAACAAATCCAATTGAATCATTAAATTCAACAATCAAAAGAAAAACAAAATCTAAAGATTCATTTCCTACTATAGATTCAGCATTTAAAGTTTTATATCTATCAATTCAGGAGGTTCAGAATAAATGGAAAAATTCGAAGGTTAGAAATTGGAGTGAGATGTACCCTCAACTTTGCATATTTTTCAGCGAAATTATAGAAAAATATAATATTTTGATTTGTATAAAACTCAAACCCCACAAGATTGCCGTGCCATAA